The Setaria viridis chromosome 6, Setaria_viridis_v4.0, whole genome shotgun sequence genome includes the window ATGATTTTTGAATGTTGTAATCttatatttttcttaattttcttgatCGCAGAATGTGTGTTTCAGGTGAGAAAGGAAAACTATTCTTCACAAAATATAAGATGTTGCGATAGGCaatttgatttgttgttgtacAAGATTTGGGATGTTGCATTAAGGATCTCACATTTGAATTGTTTCAGAGGTTAATTTCTATTGTTTCAGAAGTTAGTTTCTATTGTTGCAACATGCAAGATGACTTATCTCAGCTCTGTTGTTGCAATAGCTTTTTTAAGGGGATGTTTCAAGGCCAAATGTTGCAATGGGGTTTTCAGTATGTTACAATGGATTTTTCTGGATGTTACAATAGTTAAATTCTTTTGTTGCAACTCGAACAAATTGTGCATGTATGTTACAATGAAATGGGATGTGTCGCAGTCACACTATTTGCATGTTGTAGAGtacggatttttttttcaaatagtTTAGGTGGGGCAGAAGATTTGTCCGGTGATAGATAAGTTGAGAAAGAAGGAATAGATTTGACCCGTGGTGTTGCGTGAAACATTGGTTTTTGTGTTTGCAGTGGAAATATTAGGCTTGCGAGGTCAGACAGGAGCGTCCAACGCTAGCATCCGGATCGGACGTCCAGGCCGAAAAAAATATACCGCTAGCCGACAACTAGATCGGCCATTGTTGATCCGTGAGTTCATCTCTTTTGTTAAGCAAAGTACccaaaatctagaaaaatattaCTCTTCAATTGCAGTTAGTGCCATGACGAAGTAGAGAACAAGTTTGGAGCCCTCCGTATATATTACACCCATCACATGATCCTGCCAACAATGGCTATCCAGACGAATTAGTTTGCTGCCGTTGGATAAATCCTGCACATGGGGAATCAGGCATCGGTTTAGTACTTTAGTGTCctcaaaacattttttttagaaatccAGTGAAATTATGTGTTATAGAAAAGGGTAGGGCAGGCGAAGTTTTGAGCACGGCAGCATGATGAGTACTGAACAAATGGTTCTTATTTTTGCCGTTGACAATGAAGCCCTTATTTTGGGCTTGGCTAGTGCTAACAGCTAGGAGTAGGATATggtctgttcggctggacttataagtcggctaaaaagctgaaacggctgatttgttgtgggagaaaaatactatttggtggctgataagccggctgataagctgaagcaaacaggATACCCTCAGTATCAGCAATTCAGTCAGGGTAGGATATCGGAGGAAAACAAACTAGACAGCAAAGGCAGTTTATGCCTCTATCCGTCCATCTGACGGGTGGCTCTGAGTTTCATTTCCTCAAATTTTCACAATGTGTGACTGCATCCCTACCATATCCTGAAAATCATCCCCAGAAATGGACCATTTGAGATGAGATATTAGAGGAAACTGAACCCTTGCTTCCTTTCTTGCAATCAATGGTTCAGGTTCCTCTAATCCTCACTTGAAATGGCACACATAGGCAAACTCCCTAGCATATCTGTTTTTGTTGTGCGTAGTCACCAGGCAATCGACTGAAGGTGAGATATTGGAGGAAAACAAGCCAATCAGTGATCATGTTTGCTCATCGATCCAGAGAAGAATATGCTGATCGATTGGTTTGCTTTCATCCAACTCTCAGTTTCAGTACCTGAAATTAGGCTACCCTGCATTGCCTGTGAAGGTGTTGCTCTGCACCTCGATACAGTTTTATAGCCCTGCTTGAGGAGAGGACGCCCTTGCGAGTTCAGCCGAGTAGCAGCATATCTGTTTGTGACTTTCTGTTACACCCATCCATCATACTGGTTATGCCTTGTCCTTGCTCTGTTAAAAAGCTACGAGCCTTGTACTGTGTGCTTGTATTCTTGTCACATGCGGCTGATCAGGCTCCAGTTCAGCTCACCATGATCTGAATATGAGAACTTCATTGAAGAATACCATTTTGGAGACCTTATTATGAAAATGTACTAAAGAAATACAATAGAGTATTATGAATTGCACTGATGTGTTCAATAACATACGCTAGAATATAGGGACAATCCGACATTTCCCATTGGAACAATTTGCAGTCCGGTTCATGGGGGAAAAATCGCAGTCCAAAATTTGCAATTGGTGAGTCACTGACACATGTGGCCCTTACCTCAGTCACTTAACAGGTGGGGTCACTGATAGTGGCATGAGGAGAATCTATCCTTAGTAAGTATTGAAGGAGGAGATGATTGGGAAGGGATGCCATGTCAGCTGACAAGTTAGCTAAACAACTTTTTCTATAAGGAGCTAAGCAACTTCAATTGCACACCTGAAGTAACTAGTTTTCTGTTTTTGGGTGCACCTCTGTTGTTAGAAAGAATGTGACTCTACTATGCTTCGCATCTCTGAGACCCAATACCACGATCCTCAGTTTAGGCAGTAACTAAGCAGATCCGATTAAGTCCGACTCAGAAGTACGAGACACTCACCGAGAATCTCGCAGAGAGACAGTGATAGCGTTGCGCGGAAGTAGTGATCGATGCATGCAAAGGGAGCAACCAGAAAAAAATGGTTGTTTTTGAAAGAACAGGAGGGGAGGAGTTCCAGAACtgagaagggaaaaagaaagtaAAATTACAAGGCCTGAAGCCACTCAGTCATATGCTGGACCAAACATGGTCTGGCTCTAAGAACTAAGGCAGCCATGAATTTCCTTTTATAGGATGCCACTATTGGATCAATGTTGTTGAAAATCCAATCATTTCTAGTTGACCAAATACTCCATGATTATTATCTCCATAAAGAAGGGGACTTCAAGTTTCTCTTTAATTTGCTTTGGCCTTGTGGTGATTATTGTAACTCCAATCGATGCCCAGCAGGCTTCGGCAAAGTTGCATTGCAGAAAAAGATGAGAGACAGATTCTGATCTTTGCAATTGCAAGTGTAAGAATCAAGAACCATGTTTCTCCTTCTTAGTAAATCTCTTATGCTTAGCCTATCCTCAGAAGAAGACTTTGTATTTCATTTAACATTTCAACTTCCATAACGAGCCAGAAGAAgactttatgtttcatttaacaTTTCGACTtccataacaaaaaaaaatgcaggatGCACACTTCTGCTTCCCATAATAGTCTTGTATGCTTTGAAAGCTGAGCAAGAATTATTTCCCCAAATGTAAGACCACTGATCATTGCCTTGTAAATGTTGTAAATTCTGCGGAAGCTCCTGCAACTCTAGAAATTGTTGGAAGGCTTGTTTTGAGAGGGGAATATGGAAGTTCTGATGAGATCATTGCTACTTGTAGCAAATTCGAAAGTGATGTGGTGATTTTTAGCAAAGGAGAAGAGCTCTGGGAGGTTAAATTGTTAAATAATGATTGTATTCACTGGAAGCGACTAATCACCTCTTCCAGCtctgaaagttttttttttgagtaaccCCTGAAATTAAGATTCCTAGGCACAACCGAACAAGCAACATATCTAGTTTAAAAACAACTTATTACAGAATAGACCGTGAAGCAAATTAATAATAAAACTATAAAAAGCACTCAATTGAAATGGAAAATTCCAGCCAAGAGGTAGCGTAACGCTAGGTGGAAACAAGCGGCTGatcttcctcctctccgtcgtcgtcttcgccccCGGTGAGTGGCTCGTACTCGTACTCCACCTCCGCCTCATCGTCGTCGACGCCCAACTCTTCCGCGTCGATGTTAACCAAGAACCGCCTCCTCGTCGGCTCTCCCTCGCCGTCCGGACCCGGCGGGTCGAGGTAGTGGCCGTACAGCCGGACACTGGACGACGCCGAGTCGTGGCGGAGGACgaactcgccgtcgccggcgagctccagCGGCGGCACGGGCGCGATGGGCTGCTCCGATGACAGCGTCCCGATCGTGCACACCTCGTTCCCGGCCTCGGCTCAGACGGTGACCTGCGCctggccgcgggcggcggccgggtcggccAGGGACAGCCCGGTGACGCGGAGGCGCTGGCCCTCCGACAACGATATGCGCATGCGCCTCTCCCCGCCCCTCCACGTCATCAGGCGCGgcggctcctccgcctccattgCCTCCGATCGATCAAGCCGCCGATGGATCGACGAGGTGGGTGATCCACAAGAACTCGATCGCCAGGGGGATCGGTgttgttgtgacttgtgacttccGTGGCGCAAGCATATAGAGACGATGAAGAGCTCCGGAGACGGGATTGGTTGTCGCTTGCCGCGCGAAGGAGAGTCCGAGTTCGAACCGAGAACGGATAGGTTCCGTTGCTACTCCCTAAAACCCTCTTTCCGAAATTGGGATTACGTTTCAAAGGGGTAAAGGCGTATTCGAGTCGCATTACGCTTCTAACAGAGAGGTGCATCCAGTCAGAACCAGGAAGCTAGCTACTTTTAGGAACATAAAactagctactccctccatttcaaatttttaacttttttagagaGTCAAAATATCTtaagtttaaccaaatttatacaatgaaGTACtgacattcatgataccaaataaatattattagtttcttcattaaataaattTTCATAGTACATATCTATTCGGTGTCATCAACTTTTGTGATcctctttataattttgattaaacataaaataatttggttctaaaaaaattaaaataacttataatctgaaacggagggagtactaaagtGTGCAAAATCAATTGAATTTGTTTAGCTAACGTGTCAGCCGAGTAGCCAACTGCATCCCCCCATCATCACCCCATATGCCACTGGCACACTGATGGCAAATTCTGGATTTCAAAATATTCCAACGGCAAATTTTGGGTTGCCCCTATATTATAGTGTATTCTGTTGAAAACACCGTGAACATTCGTAATACTCCATTATATTTTATTCCGTACATTTTCATATTATTAAGGTCCCCAGTTGATTGAGTTCTCCAATTCAGTTCATGGTGAATTGAACTGAAGCCTGAGCAGCTGCAGGTCTGGCACGAGCCTGGCAAGGCCCGGCCATCTTCGTGCTGGGCCAAGACCGGCACTACGGCGCCACCATGCCGTGCCGTGCCCGCCCACGCGCCGCACCACATGGGCCCACGAGCTCTTTTTGGTGCCAGGCAACCCGGCTGGCCTAGGGAGTCCGTCGGGCTCGTGTCGGCCTTGCGCCCGCTGCTCGCTGGAGTGggagttggtggaggaggaggaggggaagcggcgccagaggcggcggaggcggtggagggagcggaggagccTGCAGGTCCCGGCGGGGcagggcggggaggggagggctgGAGGGGGCAAGGGAGGCCGAGGTGGAGCGCGAGTGCGGGCGGGAGCGCCGGGGATGATGTGGCGGATGCGAGGCGCCGGAAGGCGCATGCGGTGGCGGGCTGCGCGAGGATGCAGAGCAGCACGTCCTCCAGCACCGTGCCCGGCTCCGTCACCGCCGGTGAGGTCCGCATGGTGGCGGCGCTCCGATCTGGGGGTCGGGGCTCGAGGATACGCGGATGGATGCggtggaggagagggggagcggcgcggcggcgccggcggcggagacgagGAGCTTCGAAATGGGGAGGTCGACGATCGGAGGGAAGCGCCGCCACCGGAGTCGAGGCCTGGCGAGCGGCGAGGGAGAGAGGCGGGCAGGCAGCGGCTTGGTGGGGAACGCGGCCAGGGAAGGGTGGCGACGGGGTAGAGGTAAAATGGATTAGGGTTGGCTGCCAGAGTTTCTGGTGTTGGTATTTATACGGGCCCTTAGCGGGCCTGCTCCTTTAGATTGTGTCGAGCCGGGCCGCCCGGCGTGCTGGGGTGGCggcccacgcccggcacgagCTAGCGGGCTGGTCCAGCACAGGCACGAAGGCCGCCGTGCCAGGCTGGGCTTGGACCGGGCCAAAAAGATGGGCTTGTGGGCGGGCTACCGGGCCGCGGGCCATCTATAGCTGCATGTGACAAGAACACAAGTACACAGCACAAGGCTTTGCAGCTTTTTAACAGACCAAGGACAGGGCATAACCGGTACGATGGGTACGTGCAACAGAAACTCAGAAACAGATGCTGCTAGCTGCTCTTCTGAACCCTCATGGCATTCTCTCCTCAATGAGGCTATAAATCTGGGTCGAGCTGCAGGGCAACACCTTCACAGCCAATGCGTCTCAACAGCAAGTCTTTCCCTTCCGATTACATACAGTTAATTGCTATGATAATCTAGCTAGTGTCAGGCACTGAAGGTGAGAATTGGAGGAAAACAAACCTGTAGATCATCAGGTTGTGTAGCAGATCGATGGGAAAAAACATGATCGCCGATCGGTTTGTTTTCCTCCAATTTCTTACCTTCAGTTGATAGCCTGGCTGGCTGTACAGACGACACGAAGAAAGATGCTACCGACATTCATATGTGCCATTTGAAGTGAGGATTAGATGGAACTGAACCATCTCATGAAAGACAAGGAGCAAGGTTCAGTTTCCTCTAATATCTCATCTCGAATGGCCCATTCCGGATACGGTTTTCGGCATAGCTGAGATGCAGTCGCCCAAAGTGAGTTCCAGAGGGAATCTAACTCCAAATCACTCCATCAGATACATAGATACAGTCTGTGTTCATCGTCTGGTTTGTTTTCATTCCAGATCTTACCTCAGCTGAATTGCTTCATACGGAAGTTGTTGACTACCTGTTCTTAGTACTAGCCGAACCAAAAGTAAGGGCTTCAAGCTTCAATGTCAATGGCAAGAATCCACACTCCTTGACCCCTGAACGCCGACAAATTTAGTTTTGCTAGAACCGTTTATTCAGTACCGATCATGCTGCCTTCCTCAAGACTTGCTCTGCCCTTTCTGATAAAATAACTTCACTTGCCCTGACCAAACCTTTCTGAAGAACATAGTTTCACTGgagttttaaaaaaaacatgtttgaCGATCCATGGACAAATTCCCGTTGTTTCCATTTCCAACTTTTTTGCTACTCGCAAAGTGATCGTCAGGCACTAAGagtgagggtgggaggagggaaaACTGTCTGATCATCACAGTCTGCAAAAGTAATCACCTAATTCAGCTTGGCTTTCTCCAATATCTCAACCTTTAGTTGATAGCCTGGCGGCAATAGACAACATGAAGATATGTGCCGTTTGATCTCTCGCCTTGAATATTCCATTTCCACAGATTATTTTCAGTATGTGACCGAGATGCAGTCATCCTATCCGAGAATTGGAAGAAATCAAACTCGATCACACAGCCAGATGGATAGATAGATAAATTGTCCTGCTGTCCAGCTTGTTTTCTTCGGTATCTTATATTTGAATGAATTTGCTTGATCCTGAGTTGTTTCCTTCCCTCAAAAGATTGACTCTGAGTTGTTGAGTTGCCATTAGTGCTAACCAAGGGCAAAGAGATGTCATGCATTGATCAACAGATGCAGAACAGAGATACAGATGCAGGGCTTCAGTATTAAGGTTAATGGCAAGAATTCACCCCGACAAATGTAGTGATGCAATAAACATTATTCAGTCAACCGCATGTTGCCTCTTCTAAGCTCAAAACGTTTTATCCCTCACCCTATCTGCAGAACATGAGTCCCACTGGGATCCTACAAGAAAGACAGAACATGTCTGAACTCTCAAATGAATTATTCCCTCTTTTTGATTATAACCACAACAATGAATACAAGTAAAGCATAGTAGTACCAGTACATAGGCAAAGCTCCTTTCCAGTTCACTAAGACCCAAAAACTACATAACAAAAAGGGTCCAAACAATCCCCAATTGATGGTTGTACAAAAAACATGACCAGAGAGAGTATTCAGGGCTAGAAGAGACCAGATAGCATGGTTAAATGACTATTCTTAAACTTTACATGGCGTTTGTGTAATGTCAAATAAGGTTTGTAAAATATGTTCTGAGCCTCAAGTAACAATCATGTGAAGTCAGGTGGCTGATCAGTCCATCCAAAGCAACTTTTGTCAATCTATGTACAGGGGGAAAATATAAATTGCCCAGCCAGAAATACTGGTGGATGATTGACAGCCTTAGAAATTCCCATGGGCCATCGCTACATGAGATTGGATCACTCTCATGGATAGAGAATACACAAGCTTCATTCTGAGGGAAGCCAACACATCATTGGTGATGTCTAGTAACAGTTTGCAACCATGTGAACTGTGTATTCTGGATGTGTCAGATCAGCCTAGAAGAGTCTAGGTTCGAAATTACTGGTTTGTCATCTGGCTCTTCATTAGAGCTACTGATCCCAGAACACTCGTCAGAAGACCAGTCACTTGGTGCTTGTTCCTGATCATCACTTTCATCCTTTACTGATGCACCATCTGAGTCGATAACTGAAGGGAATGGCTGCTGCATTTGATCTTGTAGGCTTCCATCATCCTTTCCCCTCCAAACAATAATCTGTTCCTTGTCAAAAGAGACAAGAATGCAAGGAACAAGGTCCTGCACCAAAATAATACGATGTGATATACAATCTATTATAAATCAATAAATCATGTTCAAATCAGATACACAATTTCGGTAAACTCATATGATAAACTCACCCTGAGTTTGACTCCAATCTTCCGATAATCACTTTTTGGTAATCCTTTACAATCTATTCGAGCCAATTCATCAACCAAAAAGGCATCCCGAACCATTGGCACAAGACTAGCATAATATCCATTCTTGGCTGTAAAATAGGATGATTTTTAGTGATCAAAGTCATTTACTATATGTATATCTAAGCAGAGAAGGGAACAGAATTACCAAGCTTCGTCAAAACAGGAACATGTAGGCCCTTCTTCCTCATTTGCTTCGTCTCCTCAACTGTGAGCCCCTCTATTGTTGTTTTGATCAACCTTGGGTACACAGGTTCAACTGGCTTCCATAGCATCAACGGAATAACAGGCCTTTTCTTTGGATTGTAATGCCTACCCCTGTACAGTATCAACTGACCCCCTTGCCTGTGGATGATCAGTCCACCAGTTTTATCCTGGGAAAACCATGGTCATGAATCTACTTGGAAACCAATGCTAACACCTGAAAATGTCCACCAATATTTTAAATAATCACTGCAATTGAAAGTAAACATGTAGCTACCTCAAGCTGGTGGCACACATTTTGCATATCAACTGTTGGCACACCTAGGCATTTCACCCTGACCGCCTCACAGCTCTTCCAGTTATTGTGGATGTCATTTAGCATGTTGTGAGTAAGCCCGTCTCTCCCTACAACAAGTCAACTAAATGAATTAGCATCGTTCATCATGATGATTTGAAATGACACCCGAATCAGCAAATTGGCTGCTGTTCTTGCTACaacaaaatcacaaaattttacCAAGGTTAATCTGCCGCTTGGTGCGGTTCTTCTGGCATTTCTCGACCAAGAACGCGCGCTCCGCGGGCGTGAGCGGCTCTCCCAGCacgcgctcccgctcccgccggcgGGCCTCCTCCAGCCCCCTCTCGGCGTCGGGGAGGGGGTCCTCGGCCGCGACGTCGCGGAGCGTGGCGTCGACGGCGGGCGCGCAGAGTCCCGTCCAGGGTCGGTCGAGCCGCCCGGGCCCGAACGGGGAGTACTTGGGCTCGCGGAGCCCGATGGGCTTGGAGGCCGTGGTGCTCTCGGTGTAGCTGAAGCGGAAGTCGAAGGGGAGGTCCGAgtgcgcgggcgggcggccgccgcggtccAGCGAGGACGGCGGGCGGTAGGGGGGCTTCTTGGCGCGGCGCTTCTTCGCGGCGGCGGAGTCGGTGGCGGCCGCGCGGGGCGGCTCTCGCGGGGACGGGGTCAGGGAGGCCGGGGCCACGAA containing:
- the LOC117859971 gene encoding CRS2-associated factor 1, mitochondrial; the protein is MLPLPGLLRRARAPPHLPPHRHLSRLLDRYGFVAPASLTPSPREPPRAAATDSAAAKKRRAKKPPYRPPSSLDRGGRPPAHSDLPFDFRFSYTESTTASKPIGLREPKYSPFGPGRLDRPWTGLCAPAVDATLRDVAAEDPLPDAERGLEEARRRERERVLGEPLTPAERAFLVEKCQKNRTKRQINLGRDGLTHNMLNDIHNNWKSCEAVRVKCLGVPTVDMQNVCHQLEDKTGGLIIHRQGGQLILYRGRHYNPKKRPVIPLMLWKPVEPVYPRLIKTTIEGLTVEETKQMRKKGLHVPVLTKLAKNGYYASLVPMVRDAFLVDELARIDCKGLPKSDYRKIGVKLRDLVPCILVSFDKEQIIVWRGKDDGSLQDQMQQPFPSVIDSDGASVKDESDDQEQAPSDWSSDECSGISSSNEEPDDKPVISNLDSSRLI